One segment of Desulfosudis oleivorans Hxd3 DNA contains the following:
- the tmcC gene encoding TmcC family electron transfer complex membrane anchor subunit gives MNTPDTFDVIYNFVSGPLVWAAFILFVGGSIYRLWKMLALVNKKDRFIFTYMSLYHSLRSIAHWIVPFGTTSWRMHPVMTVATFAFHICLLVLPIFLAGHVVMIAFSWGVSWPTLPAGVVDVMTVIVIACCIFFLVRRIVQKEVKYLTTPSDYVLLLITAAPFVTGFFAYHQWLDYRTWILLHILSGEIMLVAIPFTRLSHMLFAVFTRSYIASEFGGVRCAKDW, from the coding sequence ATGAACACTCCGGATACCTTTGACGTCATATACAATTTTGTCAGCGGCCCCCTTGTGTGGGCGGCCTTTATCCTGTTTGTCGGGGGCAGCATCTACCGGCTCTGGAAAATGCTTGCCCTGGTCAACAAAAAAGACCGGTTCATCTTTACCTACATGAGCCTGTATCACAGCCTGCGCTCCATCGCCCACTGGATCGTCCCCTTTGGCACCACCAGCTGGCGCATGCACCCGGTCATGACCGTGGCCACCTTTGCCTTTCACATCTGCCTGCTCGTGCTGCCGATCTTTCTGGCCGGCCACGTGGTGATGATCGCCTTTTCCTGGGGCGTGAGCTGGCCCACCCTGCCGGCGGGGGTAGTGGATGTGATGACCGTAATCGTGATCGCCTGCTGCATCTTCTTTCTGGTACGCAGAATCGTGCAAAAAGAGGTCAAGTACCTGACCACCCCGTCGGACTATGTTCTGCTGCTGATCACGGCGGCCCCGTTTGTCACCGGTTTTTTTGCCTATCACCAGTGGCTGGACTACCGCACATGGATCCTGCTTCACATTCTTTCCGGAGAGATCATGCTGGTGGCCATTCCCTTTACCCGGCTGAGCCACATGCTGTTTGCCGTGTTCACACGTTCCTACATCGCCTCTGAATTCGGCGGGGTACGGTGTGCAAAAGACTGGTAA
- a CDS encoding 4Fe-4S dicluster domain-containing protein, producing the protein MPDTISRRNFLKAGLITAGAVAASGTGLASMAGAASGEPLCTLLDLSRCIGCEECVYACREVNGHKFPELKGAIPEMIPREKVKIADWSAPEKQAVSDRLTPYNWLYIQRAYGEHNGEPFELNIPRRCMHCENPPCSKLCPFGAAYQQDNGIVAISPDICMGGAKCKAVCPWHIPERQSGVGLHLNLMPQYAGNGVMYKCDRCFDRVAEGELPACIEVCPVDVQQIGPKSRIIEKARQLAKETNGFIYGLEENGGTNTIYVSPVPFDVLNGSVEKGPGKPHLQPVADAMTTPNRMFAALAIAPVAGIVAAVARFGLLAGNKDHEKENM; encoded by the coding sequence ATGCCCGACACCATTTCCAGGCGTAATTTTTTAAAGGCCGGTCTGATCACGGCCGGGGCCGTGGCCGCCTCGGGCACGGGCCTGGCCTCCATGGCGGGGGCTGCTTCCGGTGAGCCCTTGTGCACCCTGCTGGACCTGAGCCGGTGCATCGGCTGCGAAGAGTGCGTGTATGCCTGCCGGGAGGTCAACGGCCACAAGTTCCCGGAGCTCAAGGGCGCCATTCCCGAGATGATTCCCAGGGAAAAGGTAAAGATCGCCGACTGGTCGGCCCCGGAAAAACAGGCCGTTTCCGACCGGCTCACCCCCTACAACTGGCTCTACATTCAGCGGGCCTACGGTGAACACAACGGCGAACCCTTTGAGCTCAACATTCCCCGGCGGTGCATGCACTGCGAGAACCCGCCCTGCTCCAAGCTCTGTCCCTTTGGCGCGGCCTACCAGCAGGACAACGGCATCGTGGCCATCTCCCCGGACATCTGCATGGGCGGGGCCAAGTGCAAGGCGGTCTGTCCCTGGCACATTCCCGAACGCCAGTCCGGGGTGGGGCTTCACCTGAACCTGATGCCCCAGTACGCGGGCAACGGGGTCATGTACAAGTGCGACCGGTGCTTTGACCGGGTGGCCGAAGGTGAGCTGCCCGCCTGCATTGAGGTTTGTCCTGTGGATGTTCAGCAGATCGGGCCGAAAAGCCGGATCATTGAAAAGGCAAGACAGCTGGCAAAGGAGACCAACGGGTTTATCTACGGGCTGGAGGAAAACGGCGGCACCAACACCATTTATGTGTCACCGGTGCCTTTTGATGTGCTAAACGGATCGGTGGAAAAAGGACCGGGCAAACCTCACCTGCAACCGGTGGCCGATGCCATGACCACGCCCAACCGGATGTTTGCGGCCCTGGCCATTGCGCCGGTGGCCGGTATTGTGGCGGCCGTGGCCCGGTTCGGACTGCTGGCCGGCAACAAAGACCATGAAAAGGAGAACATGTGA
- a CDS encoding thioesterase family protein, translating to MYSFDRDIALEQQARQLFSATVTPNWSVNRNPDGGYLMALMANGVLQHAEKQWITIFTANFVSRCVPGPVSLAVDLLGTSSRFERWQASLEQEGDTKVFALCTLTDNAVEDPETRYEADPPVLASRQDCLEFPAVPGYTIFEQMDVRLDPACTGWLTSGALTDRSEQKGWIRFKDDRPFDMLSLLLAADAFPPPVLASHGMTAWVPTLEMSVNIRQKPSSPWLRCVFRSRFIHNGIVEEDGQVWDENDRLVAVSRQVSQFRKNT from the coding sequence ATGTATTCGTTTGACCGGGACATCGCGCTGGAGCAGCAGGCCCGGCAGCTGTTTTCAGCCACTGTGACGCCCAACTGGTCGGTAAACCGCAACCCCGACGGCGGCTACCTCATGGCCCTGATGGCCAACGGGGTTTTGCAGCACGCGGAAAAGCAGTGGATCACGATTTTTACGGCCAACTTCGTGTCCCGGTGCGTTCCCGGACCGGTCTCGCTGGCAGTGGATTTGCTTGGGACCTCCTCCCGGTTTGAGCGGTGGCAGGCCTCACTGGAACAGGAGGGAGACACAAAGGTCTTTGCCCTCTGCACCCTGACCGACAACGCTGTTGAAGACCCGGAAACCCGCTACGAGGCCGACCCGCCGGTGCTGGCCTCCCGCCAGGATTGCTTGGAATTTCCAGCCGTTCCCGGCTACACTATTTTTGAGCAGATGGATGTGCGGCTGGATCCGGCCTGCACCGGGTGGCTCACTTCAGGGGCCCTGACCGACCGGTCTGAACAGAAAGGGTGGATCCGGTTCAAGGATGACCGCCCCTTTGACATGCTCTCGCTTTTGCTGGCCGCTGACGCCTTTCCGCCGCCGGTGCTGGCCAGCCACGGCATGACGGCCTGGGTGCCCACACTGGAAATGTCGGTCAATATCCGGCAGAAACCCTCCAGCCCATGGCTCAGGTGCGTGTTCCGTTCCCGTTTTATTCACAACGGCATCGTGGAGGAGGATGGCCAGGTATGGGATGAAAACGATCGGCTGGTGGCCGTTTCCCGCCAGGTTTCCCAGTTCCGTAAAAATACCTGA
- the amrB gene encoding AmmeMemoRadiSam system protein B: MDIRPATYAGSWYPDTAAECRRQIKAFLAEKTLTPPDREPCGAIVPHAGWIYSGGIACRALALLKGSQVPDTIVIYGHHLYPKSSPRILSEGSMATPLGMLAVDEALAAKLMDRFTFQAESVHHFAPDNTIELQLPFIRYLFGDVKIVPVGVPPDAMAVEIGRFTVQAARDLGLSVKVVGSTDLTHYGAHFGLSHYGLGEAAHRQVRANEDRRIIDRMLTLDPHRVLDEALSSQNACCAGAVAAALAAGLEMGTDTAMLTEYATSYDKSPGDSFVGYAGILF; the protein is encoded by the coding sequence ATGGACATTCGGCCCGCAACATATGCCGGAAGCTGGTATCCCGATACCGCGGCGGAGTGCAGGCGCCAGATCAAGGCCTTTCTGGCTGAAAAAACCCTGACGCCTCCGGACAGGGAGCCCTGCGGTGCCATCGTGCCCCATGCCGGATGGATTTATTCCGGCGGCATTGCCTGCCGGGCCCTGGCCCTTTTAAAGGGCAGCCAGGTACCGGACACCATTGTCATTTACGGCCATCACCTCTACCCCAAGTCCTCCCCCCGCATTCTGTCGGAAGGCAGCATGGCCACACCCCTGGGCATGCTGGCCGTGGACGAGGCCCTGGCCGCAAAACTGATGGACCGGTTCACCTTTCAGGCCGAGAGCGTTCACCACTTTGCCCCGGACAATACGATTGAACTTCAACTACCCTTTATCAGGTATCTTTTTGGCGATGTGAAGATCGTGCCCGTGGGGGTGCCGCCCGATGCCATGGCTGTTGAAATCGGCCGGTTCACGGTCCAGGCGGCCCGGGACCTGGGCCTTTCCGTCAAGGTGGTGGGCTCCACCGACCTGACCCATTACGGGGCACACTTCGGCCTTTCCCATTATGGCCTGGGCGAGGCGGCCCACCGGCAGGTGCGGGCCAACGAGGACCGGCGCATCATCGACCGCATGCTGACTTTGGATCCCCACCGGGTGCTGGACGAGGCTCTCTCCAGCCAAAATGCCTGCTGCGCGGGGGCCGTGGCAGCAGCTCTGGCCGCGGGTCTGGAGATGGGCACCGATACGGCCATGCTCACCGAATATGCCACCAGCTACGACAAGAGCCCGGGCGACAGTTTTGTGGGGTATGCCGGGATTCTCTTTTAG
- a CDS encoding FkbM family methyltransferase: MEGPNEKDYIINYIDEKKSFYEIDLLEYMDFITRHENRSGAVCIDVGANIGNHSVYMGAFIGKKVVSIEPNARLYKALYHNLENNVADYHVIECAVGEQKTEGRLVFPVDSEGSMGLARLESPEDSAPSENRLLKGDTVAVDTLDVVVSRHVDNHDRILLIKIDVEGNELSVLKGAVHTLEHHHPHLFVEVCRPELKNDLDRYLAERHYLPISRWAGTPVYHYVYRPTRGQSVKASLFRLKYVLITRHIKSIKRRLHWP; this comes from the coding sequence ATGGAAGGCCCCAATGAGAAAGACTATATCATCAACTACATTGATGAAAAAAAATCGTTCTACGAAATCGACCTGCTTGAATACATGGACTTTATCACCCGGCACGAAAACCGGTCCGGTGCGGTCTGCATTGATGTGGGGGCCAACATCGGCAACCACTCGGTTTACATGGGGGCCTTTATCGGGAAAAAGGTGGTGAGCATTGAACCCAATGCCAGGCTGTACAAAGCGCTTTACCATAATCTTGAAAACAACGTCGCCGATTATCATGTGATTGAGTGCGCGGTGGGGGAGCAAAAAACCGAAGGCCGGCTGGTGTTTCCCGTGGATTCGGAAGGCAGCATGGGCCTGGCCCGGTTGGAATCCCCGGAAGATTCTGCCCCGTCGGAAAACCGCCTGCTGAAGGGCGACACCGTGGCTGTTGACACGCTGGACGTGGTGGTGTCCCGGCATGTGGATAATCACGACCGCATTCTGCTTATCAAAATAGACGTGGAAGGCAACGAACTCTCCGTGCTCAAGGGCGCCGTCCACACCCTCGAACACCATCATCCCCACCTCTTTGTCGAGGTGTGCCGTCCGGAGCTTAAAAACGACCTGGACCGTTATCTTGCCGAACGCCACTACCTGCCGATTTCCCGGTGGGCCGGCACACCGGTGTATCACTATGTCTACCGACCGACCCGCGGGCAGAGCGTCAAAGCCTCCCTGTTCCGGTTAAAATATGTGCTGATCACCCGGCACATCAAATCCATCAAGCGGCGTCTGCACTGGCCTTAA
- the tmcD gene encoding electron transfer complex subunit TmcD: protein MSDPAKWDWDTGEKLVSDINQWQSDYKWVEEPYASPDGEKVAAIVNVDEGEFNVCVNGEAWEREANFEKAWYLRFSPDGRLTVIASEDMAWTVVVDGESWEESFDYVWDTRFSTDGSVIAAATQADGEYAIAVDGVAWENRYGNMNCMHLSADGKNSAAAVQTEPCGEPEIFKFQEGVYTAAVNGEPWDRNFTSVWNMAFNADGTRLAAEVRLNLYDYTIAVNGKPWDKVFGCVWEPIFHPVKGTVLAPVMADGGWTLAENGNLIWDKRFIQVWHQMVSPDNRKIAAIVAPSFGRWTMAVDGEPWALTFGDMVTDAVFSPDSRRLACLGKENERYTVAVDEKAWNTTFDMAWKPVFSPDSSMVAAKVASNGKYTIALDGKTWGRSFDALWDPVFSPDGKKLLCRCVENGKYFRRVVPVTEIK from the coding sequence ATGTCGGATCCAGCAAAGTGGGATTGGGACACAGGCGAAAAGCTTGTATCGGACATCAATCAGTGGCAGTCCGATTATAAATGGGTGGAAGAGCCCTATGCCAGCCCGGACGGAGAAAAAGTGGCGGCCATCGTCAATGTGGACGAAGGGGAGTTCAATGTCTGCGTGAACGGCGAGGCATGGGAGCGGGAGGCCAATTTCGAAAAGGCCTGGTACCTGCGGTTTTCGCCGGACGGCCGCCTGACGGTGATCGCCTCCGAAGACATGGCATGGACCGTTGTGGTGGACGGCGAATCCTGGGAGGAAAGTTTTGACTACGTGTGGGACACCCGTTTTTCCACTGACGGCAGTGTGATCGCCGCGGCCACACAGGCCGATGGCGAGTACGCCATAGCCGTGGACGGGGTTGCCTGGGAAAACCGGTACGGCAACATGAACTGCATGCATTTGAGCGCCGACGGCAAGAACAGCGCTGCCGCGGTGCAAACCGAACCCTGCGGCGAACCCGAGATATTCAAATTTCAGGAAGGGGTTTACACGGCGGCGGTCAACGGCGAGCCCTGGGACCGCAACTTTACCAGCGTCTGGAACATGGCCTTTAACGCTGACGGCACACGCCTGGCCGCTGAAGTGCGCCTGAACCTTTACGACTACACCATTGCGGTGAACGGCAAGCCCTGGGACAAGGTGTTCGGCTGCGTGTGGGAGCCGATTTTTCATCCGGTCAAGGGCACGGTACTGGCCCCGGTCATGGCTGACGGCGGCTGGACCCTGGCGGAAAACGGCAACCTCATCTGGGACAAGCGGTTTATTCAGGTGTGGCACCAGATGGTCAGCCCGGACAACCGGAAAATCGCCGCCATTGTGGCCCCCTCCTTCGGCCGGTGGACCATGGCAGTCGACGGCGAACCGTGGGCACTGACCTTCGGCGATATGGTGACTGACGCGGTGTTCTCCCCGGACAGCCGACGCCTGGCCTGCCTGGGAAAAGAAAACGAACGCTATACGGTGGCCGTGGACGAAAAAGCCTGGAACACCACCTTTGACATGGCCTGGAAACCGGTCTTTTCTCCGGACTCCAGCATGGTAGCCGCCAAAGTAGCATCCAACGGCAAATACACCATCGCCCTGGACGGCAAAACCTGGGGCCGGTCCTTTGACGCCCTGTGGGACCCGGTATTTTCTCCGGACGGAAAGAAACTGCTCTGCCGGTGTGTGGAAAACGGAAAGTATTTCCGGCGCGTGGTGCCGGTGACCGAAATAAAATAA
- the tmcB gene encoding electron transfer complex ferredoxin TmcB: MAETAEKEKKVIIDEGLDTGARRLTPERIKTVYNKMLGKAMGAKVRTYVDTCVHCGLCSDACHVYLSNDKDPKYSPAGKVKRTLGELIKKKGNVSPDFIKEMSEIASTECNVCKRCAMYCPFGIDVAYLMLVARRFCHLCGVTPLYIQATAHSHAATMNQMWVKEDEWIDTLQWQEEDGREEMPNLRIPLEKEGAEIMYSVIGPEPKFQPTLIYNAAIIMNTAGLDWTMPATPGWDNSDMAMYTGDNEIMGRVKRAHFEAAARLKVKKIVMGECGHAFRSVYDMGNRQLGWKMPPIPIVHAIEFYYDLLKSGKIKIKEKYKKSVTLHDPCNVVRGRGLHEKARYVVNQICENFIEMHPNREHNYCCNAGGGVINCGPPFKNKRVISNSVKAKQIADTGAEILITPCHNCHSGMEDIISYYEVGMHTKFLSEIIYEVMEKPEPAE, encoded by the coding sequence ATGGCCGAAACAGCTGAAAAAGAAAAAAAAGTCATAATAGACGAGGGGCTTGATACCGGAGCCAGGCGACTGACCCCGGAACGGATTAAAACCGTATATAACAAAATGCTGGGCAAGGCCATGGGCGCCAAGGTTCGCACCTACGTGGACACCTGCGTTCACTGCGGCCTTTGTTCGGATGCCTGCCATGTCTACCTGTCCAACGATAAAGATCCCAAGTATTCACCAGCCGGAAAGGTGAAGCGGACCCTTGGGGAACTCATCAAGAAAAAAGGCAACGTCTCTCCGGATTTCATCAAGGAGATGTCGGAGATCGCCTCCACCGAGTGTAACGTCTGCAAGCGGTGCGCCATGTACTGCCCCTTTGGTATCGACGTGGCCTACCTGATGCTGGTGGCCCGTCGCTTTTGCCACCTGTGCGGGGTTACCCCCCTGTACATTCAGGCCACGGCCCACAGCCATGCCGCCACCATGAACCAGATGTGGGTAAAAGAGGATGAGTGGATCGACACCCTTCAGTGGCAGGAGGAGGACGGTCGCGAAGAGATGCCCAACCTGCGGATTCCGCTGGAAAAAGAGGGTGCCGAGATCATGTACTCCGTGATCGGCCCGGAGCCCAAGTTCCAGCCCACCCTGATCTACAACGCCGCCATTATCATGAACACGGCGGGGCTTGACTGGACCATGCCGGCCACCCCGGGGTGGGACAACAGCGACATGGCCATGTACACCGGCGACAACGAGATCATGGGCCGGGTCAAACGGGCCCATTTCGAGGCGGCGGCCCGGCTCAAGGTCAAAAAAATCGTCATGGGCGAGTGTGGCCATGCCTTCCGCTCGGTCTATGATATGGGCAACCGGCAGCTCGGCTGGAAAATGCCGCCCATTCCGATTGTGCACGCCATCGAATTTTACTATGACCTGCTCAAATCCGGTAAAATAAAGATAAAAGAAAAATACAAAAAATCGGTCACCCTGCACGACCCCTGCAACGTGGTCCGGGGCCGGGGCCTACATGAAAAGGCCCGGTACGTGGTCAACCAGATATGTGAAAACTTCATCGAGATGCACCCCAACCGTGAGCACAACTACTGCTGCAACGCCGGCGGCGGGGTGATCAACTGCGGCCCTCCCTTTAAGAACAAGCGGGTGATCAGCAATTCGGTCAAAGCCAAGCAGATCGCCGACACCGGAGCTGAAATTTTAATCACGCCCTGCCACAACTGCCACAGCGGCATGGAGGATATCATCAGCTACTACGAGGTCGGCATGCACACCAAGTTCCTCTCCGAGATCATCTACGAGGTGATGGAAAAACCCGAGCCCGCCGAGTAG
- the hypB gene encoding hydrogenase nickel incorporation protein HypB, protein MKEIKVVRRVLDVNEMMADQNRRRFAESNVFVLNVMSSPGAGKTTLLEKTLELLMPDVRCAVIVGDICTTNDADRLAKSGVDVVQVNTDEFGGDCHLAAHVIENAAANFDLAGLDLLIVENVGNLVCPAEFDIGEDARAVVLGVTEGEDKPLKYPLMFRVCDVALLNKVDLLPHLEIDIDRAEANILQVHPDMPVFRTSSKTGEGLEPWLQWIRKKVAAKKG, encoded by the coding sequence ATGAAAGAGATCAAGGTTGTCCGCAGGGTTCTGGATGTCAACGAGATGATGGCGGACCAGAACCGCCGCCGGTTTGCCGAGAGCAATGTGTTTGTGCTCAATGTGATGAGTTCGCCGGGCGCGGGCAAGACCACATTGCTGGAAAAGACGCTGGAGCTGTTGATGCCGGACGTGCGGTGCGCCGTTATCGTGGGCGATATCTGCACCACCAACGACGCCGATCGCCTGGCAAAATCAGGCGTTGACGTGGTGCAGGTCAATACCGACGAATTCGGCGGAGACTGCCACCTGGCGGCCCATGTGATCGAAAACGCGGCCGCAAACTTCGACCTGGCCGGCCTGGACCTGCTGATCGTGGAAAACGTGGGTAACCTGGTCTGCCCGGCCGAGTTTGACATCGGCGAGGATGCCCGGGCCGTGGTGCTGGGTGTCACCGAGGGAGAGGACAAACCCCTCAAGTACCCCCTGATGTTCCGTGTGTGCGACGTGGCCCTGCTCAACAAGGTGGATTTGCTGCCCCACCTGGAAATCGATATCGACAGGGCGGAGGCCAATATCCTTCAGGTTCATCCGGACATGCCGGTATTTCGCACCTCCTCCAAAACCGGGGAAGGGCTGGAGCCGTGGCTTCAGTGGATTCGAAAAAAAGTGGCGGCCAAAAAGGGTTGA